In one window of Toxotes jaculatrix isolate fToxJac2 chromosome 10, fToxJac2.pri, whole genome shotgun sequence DNA:
- the slitrk2 gene encoding SLIT and NTRK-like protein 2, whose product MLSGVLFLSVLTVTSLSPSETESRKTSASKDICKTRCACEERENILNINCENKGFTTVSQFQAPPNKISQLFLNGNFLSRLGANEFVNYGNVTSLHLGNNGLQEIRTGAFNGLRFLKRLHLNNNNLEVIKEDTFAGLESLEYLQADYNYISAIEPGAFSKLNKLKVLILNDNLLLSLPPNIFRFVLLTHLDLRGNRLKMLPFAGVLEHIGGIMEIQLEENPWNCTCDLIPLKSWLDTISVFVGDIVCETPFRLHGKDITQLIKQDLCPRRNAGERVHPPSDSHFQGALPPTYHPGMITPTRAPKASRPPKMRYRPTPRISKDKHVFGPIMVYQTRSPVPMLCPSVCVCTSQNPDSGLNINCQERKLHNISELNPKPSYPKKLHLTGNYLQVIYRTDLTEYSSLELLHLGNNRIAVIQEGAFENLTNLRRLYLNGNYIESLSQSLFAGLQSLQYLYLEYNIIKDILPQTFNSLHNLQLLFLNNNLLRSLPDNVFGGTMLTRLNLRNNHFSYLPVKGVLDQLSAFIQIDLQENPWDCTCDIVALKNWMELSSTSVVVNEITCDSPSKHAGRLLRSLRNEAICPDSPSSSSSSSSSFSSVNPTESRLHTPELHPEVPLSVLILGLLVVFILSVCFGAGLFVFVLKRRKGVEHVPTGANNLDLNSFQVQYGSYTPEPTQDKTSESHVYNYIPPPVGSMCQNPIYMQKDGEQVAYYRNLKELSFGTLDVKKDDVLTRSPGAYTISTVDFMDKSPTSCGLTTPEPPEMLYQNLGERPNKDLPTSAGAPPFNYNFCTLPKRPCIVPPYEAATARRHVTNQDRLNKTVLYGTPRKYYGAEHPSRNNEYPLLLPGKLKTEPDYLEVLEKQTAMSQL is encoded by the exons ATGCTGAGCGGCGTCCTCTTTCTGAGCGTCCTCACGGTCACCAGCCTGTCACCATCCGAAACGGAGAGCCGCAAAACTTCAGCCTCCAAAGATATCTGCAAGACCCGCTGCGCCTGCGAGGAGCGGGAGAACATACTGAACATCAACTGTGAGAATAAAGGATTTACCACCGTCAGCCAGTTCCAGGCGCCCCCAAATAAAATCTCCCAGCTTTTTCTAAATGGAAACTTCCTGTCACGGCTCGGCGCCAATGAGTTTGTCAATTATGGCAATGTCACCTCGTTGCATCTGGGGAATAACGGCTTGCAGGAGATTCGAACCGGCGCTTTTAACGGGCTTCGCTTCCTGAAGCGGCTCCActtgaacaacaacaacctggAGGTGATTAAAGAGGACACCTTTGCAGGGCTGGAGAGTTTGGAGTATTTACAGGCAGACTATAATTACATCAGCGCCATAGAGCCCGGCGCTTTCAGTAAGCTGAATAAACTCAAAGTGCTGATCCTGAATGATAACCTGCTGTTGTCTTTGCCTCCTAATATTTTCCGCTTCGTGCTCCTCACCCACTTGGATTTACGTGGCAACCGGCTCAAGATGCTGCCGTTTGCCGGGGTTCTGGAGCACATAGGCGGCATCATGGAGATCCAGCTGGAGGAGAACCCGTGGAATTGCACCTGTGATCTGATTCCTCTCAAATCCTGGTTAGACACCATCTCTGTCTTCGTCGGGGACATAGTGTGTGAGACGCCGTTCAGGCTGCACGGTAAGGACATCACTCAGCTCATAAAGCAGGACCTGTGCCCGCGCAGGAATGCTGGTGAGCGTGTTCACCCCCCCTCTGACTCTCACTTTCAAGGAGCCCTGCCCCCGACATACCACCCCGGCATGATCACCCCCACCCGTGCCCCGAAAGCTTCCCGCCCGCCCAAAATGCGCTACAGGCCCACCCCTCGCATCTCGAAGGACAAACATGTCTTTGGGCCCATAATGGTTTACCAGACGCGCTCCCCTGTCCCCATGCTGTGTCccagcgtgtgcgtgtgcacatcACAAAACCCTGACAGCGGATTGAACATCAATTGCCAAGAGCGGAAGTTGCATAACATCAGCGAGCTGAACCCTAAGCCCTCCTACCCAAAGAAACTCCACCTGACCGGTAACTACTTGCAAGTCATTTACAGAACTGATCTGACTGAGTACAGCTCTCTGGAGCTGCTCCATTTAGGAAATAACAGAATAGCAGTGATTCAGGAGGGTGCGTTTGAGAATCTAACAAACCTCAGACGGCTCTATCTTAACGGGAATTACATTGAATCCCTTTCTCAATCACTTTTCGCTGGTCTGCAGTCGCTCCAGTATCTGTATTTGGAATATAACATCATCAAAGACATTTTACCACAAACATTTAACTCTTTGCAcaacctgcagctgctgtttctgaACAACAACCTGCTAAGATCGCTTCCTGACAATGTTTTCGGGGGGACCATGCTAACAAGACTCAACCTAAGGAATAACCACTTCTCCTACCTTCCAGTTAAAGGTGTTCTGGACCAGCTGTCAGCATTTATCCAGATAGACCTGCAGGAGAACCCCTGGGACTGCACCTGTGACATTGTGGCACTGAAAAACTGGATGGAGCTGTCCAGCACCAGTGTGGTGGTTAACGAGATCACTTGTGATTCGCCCTCTAAACACGCAGGTCGCCTGCTGCGCTCGCTTCGTAATGAGGCCATCTGCCCCGA ctccccttcttcctcttcctcttcttcttcttcttttagctctgtcaACCCCACTGAATCCAGACTCCACACCCCTGAGCTACACCCTGAGGTCCCGCTCTCAGTCCTAATTCTTGGGCTTCTTGTAGTTTTCATCCTGTCTGTTTGCTTTGGTGCAggcctctttgtgtttgttctgaaaCGGCGCAAAGGGGTGGAACATGTGCCCACAGGTGCCAACAACCTAGATCTCAACTCTTTCCAGGTGCAATATGGATCCTACACCCCTGAACCAACCCAAGACAAAACCTCTGAAAGCCACGTGTATAACTACATCCCCCCACCTGTGGGCTCCATGTGCCAAAACCCTATTTACATGCAGAAGGATGGTGAGCAGGTGGCTTATTACCGCAACCTGAAAGAGCTCAGCTTTGGGACCCTGGACGTAAAGAAGGACGATGTCCTCACCCGTAGCCCAGGGGCCTACACCATCAGCACAGTGGATTTTATGGATAAATCACCAACGTCATGTGGTTTGACCACACCAGAGCCTCCTGAGATGCTGTATCAAAACTTAGGGGAGAGACCCAACAAAGATCTCCCCACATCTGCAGGCGCCCCTCCATTCAATTACAACTTTTGCACTTTACCCAAGAGACCTTGCATCGTGCCCCCCTACGAGGCTGCCACAGCCCGGCGGCATGTCACCAACCAGGACAGGTTGAATAAAACTGTGCTGTACGGGACCCCCAGGAAATACTACGGGGCCGAACACCCTTCCAGAAACAATGAGTACCCACTTCTGCTCCCTGGGAAGCTTAAAACAGAGCCAGACTACCTGGAGGTTCTGGAGAAACAGACTGCGATGAGCCAACTGTAA